The DNA window gttattcgttttttttaatgtcattcaatcttcttaaaaatGGTATCGGTTGATTTAAGAGACACAACATTATTTTATGCATAAACTTTTACTCTCTTAAAAATATCAAGTGTGATGGCGCTTTTGGGCTTTTGTTGAAATGAAGGTGTCTTATAAAATTAAGGCGTTTAGGTGGAGGCTTTTTCGAAATAGACTTCCAACCAAAAATCTCTTGGTAAATAAAGGTATTTTCTtctcatatgataatttaattTGTACATTTTGTGGGATTGATTTGGAAAATCGAGATCATTCCTTTTTCAAATGCTTAGTGGTTAGGAAGATTTGGAGTGAGATTGCTTGTTGGGTTGGTAAATTGGATAGGATGGCGGAAGAGTGTTTACCCCATTTTATGAATTGGCATTCATTTTTTCGGTTTCATAAGGTTAAAGATACTAAGTTAGGAGTAGTTTGGCTTGCCACCTCTTGGGCGATATGGTTAGTGAGGAATGGAGTTTGTTTCCGGAATGAAGCTTGGAGCTTGAACAATATCGTTTGGAACATTAagcttgaaaatttctttagccacctccctatgggggtcacccccagcgaaaaacccaaaatacccctgcttcggaaatgaacttccgaagcattgatttttttaaaaaaatttcacaatttggaagtgcatctccgaaaacacctcatggggggtgtcttcggagatgaacttccgaaaacacctcatggggggtgtgttcggagatgtacttccgaaaacacatttattcagattttggggggtttcggaaatgaacttccgaattatgcagaaactgtgtttttttttatgttttttcttaacagtctcgcatttttaattaaacgcaaacgccaaataaaataagcaacagataaaatgaaaaatactaatatgataaatcaaatccaaataatatatacaagccgaaaataataataatactgtgcgaaagatacaatctgaaaagaaaaaaaaaaaacccgaccactactgggtgtgcctaaccctctctccctgggacctcctctgccgcctgtatgtcgccgcacggcccgcatcagtgacgatcatctccatcacggcgactgcctctggaccgccctgctgaacgacacctcgatccaacgcgtcccgcccaagcatctctatccgctggcagatcggcatgagatcaatggcgtggtcatcctcggcctgctggttctctaggatctcctcgtgtgctggcctaggagcaccgagaacgtcgggtctcagcagaggatgtgacacccgatagaaccatgtgacgtatccctcctcactgtgccagtcctgtgtgacccgagtgagacggtactcctgcggtaccacatgctgccagtcctcccatatggcagtgagctgcactcgggtcattgtgtcgggagcagcctcaaagggtgacctgggtatccgctgcacgaatctgaactgacgcatgcaccgctcagggagataccggaccatgatggtagtcccgcatgccagccaacctgaatatagagcaatgtcgttaaaggggacaatctgagcgtagtcgctgaacggcctccaggtgacgtcgtcgtgcatcgtgcggtccaagtatcCACGGTATAGTCccatcgcatcgttccccctctggagaacgtatctggcggccctgggcatggcgtccacgtacgcaggatcgatgtgaaagtcgtggatgcaggagaagtaggagatgatccagctctgaaacagaaacacgataatgtattaaaaataaatacgaaacataaataaataaataaatacgataatgtattaaaataaaacgtaccgtaagtagtgtgcaggatccgaccaactgcctcgtcctccagttggaggcctcattcagcttctggtagaggtatgctagagtagctgccccccagttccactggtgaacggtatccaggtccatgaagtagcggaggtaggtcacgtcgacgtaccttgcactcttgtccacaaagcatgcagcgcctaccacatgcatgtaccaacaccggagagcgcagccgcggtgatagtgtgtgaatagctcgtcgcccgcctcctcagcctcggccgccgcgtctaggtggtgctcaaaatagcagctcagtgtggtgaaccggacatgaggcccagatgtcgtgacgcactcaaagtgagcaacctcgtgctccatgcccaaatagagcgtcatccactcaatggcctcgaccctctggatccgggagtggtgcaacagcggccccctaatcggcaggtggagaagacactgcacgtcatgcaagatgatcgtcatctccccaatcggcaagtggaaagaggacgtctccttgtgccagcgctccacaaatgccccctgcatgccggtgctgatggtggtgtaccccgtcatgcagagcccgctaagccctgaacctcgcacatggtcgttaaaccactcagctgctggtttaaacagactgaaaatctttcgggcgtggttcaccattttcaacggctctctctcctgttacaaaaaaaaacaaataagcgacatatattaaataagcgacaaataaacggttaaattataaaaaatggtgacaaataaacggttaaattataaaaaatacctctccctcccagatacgccgagcgacgtgatcgtggtagttaatcagcacggaagtgtcaaagggccctcccggatagctgtcctcctgctcatcctcctccccggctggagggtcaacatccggtaccccctccggctcgtggtagggcactgccgccacctcctcctcctcctcctctcgctggcgggaagaagatacccgagccagccgactcctagatcctgaagcagatgtaccctctccctcgcccacgggaactcacacacgtcgtccccggccctgcccccgttcctgtgtcgacgccagctgcgccgccgcccgctcgcgtctagccgacgcagtctgggtctccctaccctgtctgatgcgtgctggttggttgtctgacatgttcctgtaaacaattgaaatcaattaatatgccacacaaaagaaaaaactaaaaaaattgaacttctgatacaattcggaagttcatttccgaaactgggatggaggtgttttcggaaatgaacttccgaaacacccctgcgatgaagttttttgcaacttccatggcagaccccaaaaccagacttaaaaactacttttgcaatttctaaacaccctaaataTCAGTACAAACCTACCCCAATGTggtttttgcaatttctaaacaccctaatagagattttaataatagatctaaaaatagaaaaaattcaaaaacttaccaattgaagAGATTAGGATGACTTAGGTTGAGTTTGGGAAGCTTTTGGAATGCACACTTGCTTTtgcacacttgcttttgcagaaattTTTGAAGAGAGGAAGTTTGAAGAAGATTTAGGGTAAactgaatgggggaggggggctgttttgcttaatctgcaaaacgcgcaatatttcggaaatgaacttccgaaatgttgttttcggaagtgcatttccgaaataagacaatttttcaaaaaaaaaaggcgcttttcaaaaaaaaggcatctccgaaaacacctttttcttgcatttcggaaatgcatttccgaagtcaggggtagtttgggtttttcaccagaggtggactaaaaggttgggaggtctataaagaaattttcttaagctTTTGGCTTGGAAGTGGTCTATTTGTGGAAAAATTACACACTCTAATTATTCTTTCTACAAGTTTAGTAAGGATCTTTTATTATTTCTCTCGTAACTCTTAGTTCTCCTCTTTAATATAATtccttgattacaaaaaaaaaaaatatcaattatcTCTGGTGTTAAGGAAAAAAAGTATTAAAGACAAATAATATGAAAGCACTTTCATTGTTAAAGTACGTTTTTCCTTACTTGACCATTTTATTTAAAGCGATTTTGAAGACTATTCTTCTCACACTAAAACATCTAATCCCCAATTATGTTAGTAAGAAAACTCCAATCAAGTCAATATATATACATGCGTGTTATACTCATATTCAACCGTATATTGAAATATCTATTGGTTTAACTTCTCCTTTATAAgtaaacaaaaaatttaaagatACATTGTTCTTCACATATGCTCGGTCCCGCCAAAATATATCaaccttagaacaaaaattaaaaattaagtaTGATAAATATTTAGTATAGTGATCTCTTATTGACTTGAATAGTAGTAGTAAGTaccttaaattaatttattttcttggtAATTGTTCATTTTTAATTAAGAGTAATTGCCCTTTGCTTATTATGATGAACCAAATCTAAGCCATCCTCGCAAACCACACAATGCTTTAAAAGTCACCAGAAAAGGTGGCTGATCCTTCGGTGGCATACCCCTTATCAGGTAGCATATAATCCCTTCAAATTAACTCCATAACTTCACTCTCATTTCACATTTCATTCTCTTCCAAGTTTTCAACTCTTCTAGGGTTTTTGTTCTtgcttttcaaaactttcaactaTCTCTTTGAAAGCATCTTCCACTTAATTTTCTACCTTGATTTTTAGTCTTGCTTTACAATATGGAAGAGACAAATGATGTTGAAAAAGTTGATGAAGTTATATTACCAGGGTTTAGGTTTCATCCAACTGATGAAGAGCTAGTTGGTTTTTACCTAAAGAGAAAAGTTCAACAAAGGCCTCTATCTATTGAGCTCATCAAGCAGCTTGATATCTATAAATATGATCCTTGGGATCTTCcaagtaagacaatatatatctCTATAAGCACTTTTTCCAAACTCAACTTAGCTTAAGTACTTATGTACAAGTTATGATTTTATGTATGCAGAATTTGCTAGTACAGGAGAGAAAGAGTGGTATTTCTACTGTCCAAGAGACAGAAAATACAGAAACAGTGCAAGGCCAAATAGGGTAACTGGAGCTGGATTCTGGAAAGCTACTGGTACTGATAGACCTATTTATTCCTCAGAAGGTTCTAAGTGCattggtttgaagaaatcattAGTCTTTTACAAAGGTAGAGCTGCTAAAGGACTCAAAACTGACTGGATGATGCATGAGTTTAGGTTACCTTCTCTCGTAGATCCGCTTTCATCGAAGAAGTACTTCGACAAAACCATTCCCGCTAATGTGAGTAAAAATATTTTAACCTTTTTCTTAGCAAAGTTATCATTTTCAAGCGATAGTACTCGTGATTTGATATTATTGATAGGGGGCGTATAAAATAGTCTGTCGCATAGGGTTTAAAATGTAATCCAATTAAATTGTAACTAAATAGAGTTCTTCAAATATTTGTTACCGTTAAATCATGCTTACATAAGGTCTCTATTTATTTTGTCATGGTTAAACCACATTAATCTATACAAAGCCTGTAAAAATTTGAAACGGCTCTGACTATGAAGGTTCGTAGTAAAAAATTGACACATACAAAGTCAACATTAGTTGCATGACAGCCTCTAAAAACTTGATAAGGCTCCGACTATGAAGGTTCGAAGTCAAAAATGACACATGCAAAGTCAACATTAGTTGCATGATACTCCATTTGTCTTATTATAATGTCTCTTTAACTTGTCTTTTAAATAACATGCAGGAATCTTGGGCTATATGCAGAATATTCAAGAAAACAAATTCTACAACTCAAAGAGCTTTATCTCACTCTTGGGTTTCTTCTCTTTCTGAAACAAGAGCCTCTATGCTAACCAAAAATCAAGAAATCAACCAATTTTGTTCAGACAACATGTCACAAACAAAGAAAGAAACCTTAGCAAACAACTTCATCACTAACAACAATGGTAATAGCCAACAAAACtttgatgttgatgttgatgttgatcTTACCTCTTATAAATCCATAATTAATCATCACTTACCCAATATTTCAAATGAATATCTTAACACAAACTTGATATTCTCGCCATCTCAACTACAAACATGTGACAACACTTCCAAATCTACAATGGATGATGTTTCATCAATGTTGTTGAAcatgtcatcatcatcatcctcaatgcTTGGTGACTTTAGCAAGACATGTAACGAGGTTACAACTACAAATTTCAACTGTGGCTTGCAAGAGCAATTTAGTGACTACTCAATGCAATTGCAAAGTACATTTGATAACCAATATGATAATAACGCATTGGTAAAGGCTCCTTATTACAATGAACAAGAATTGATGCATTTCAATATTGGTGAGGCATGGAAGTCAAATTTGCTTTGGGATACTTCATTTTGTCCTTGTGATGTTCCCTCTAGTTATTATTCTACAACAACCAAGTGTTACACTTAATTagtccttttttattttaacatattaGGATTTAGAAGCACTTGGTTTTTTTTAGTTAGCTTCTATGGTAGGAAGTGAGTACTAGTGATTTGACTATTTTAACTTCTATTTGTGTTCAATTTTAAATTAGCATGTagaatatgtattttaattttttttatttgatgttaGAGTACTTTGAAAGTTTTTGTAACTGAGGAAATATGTGAAGTCAAATGTCAATGGAATAGAAATTTGACTTAAATGAAAGAGTTTGAAAATGAGCCTCGAGTTGATTGTcactttattatataaaaaatatcatataaattatataatatttcacTTAAGGACTTCTAATCATATTGTgcctaaatatttttattgttataaacATGATAACACATCTTCATTATGTTTTACATTAACTAAAAAGGATCCAAAACGATTTGAATATCTTAACTTAAATTTGCAATGCATATGGATTATACAGTAAACTCAAAATTGTATATCAATAGTGATATTCAAAGTCCATAACTAGATTCAAAACCATTTTCTCATCCTTCACTCCTAAGAAAGGATGTTTTGTCTTATATGAAGTCAACAACTAAGATAAAGATGTTGGTTATATGCTAATGTTGATAAGATTTCTAATCTTATATTTGGAGGTGTTTTACTTGTTGAaggtttaaaatataatttatttagtatTAGTCAAATGTGTGACAAAGGTAATGCAAATAgtgtttgattttaaatttgaaaacaaaCAAACTTTGTTTACTAGTCAAAGAAGTGAAAATAGTTATATTGTCAATTTAAATAAACTATACATAATGTATGCTGTCTTCTTATTAAGACGTTGTTAAGAAATAAGAGAATAACACATATTCATATGAATCACTTAAATAACTCTGATAGGGAGTATCTTTGCGATATTTGTCAAAGGGAGTTAAAGCTCCGTTCCTTTCTTCtttatctcttttatttattttgtttattatttgtcGGCTTCTTCTTCTTTTACCTACTacttaaaatttgaattaaaaatttgttttttcattATGCTTTCGAAAAAATTTAGAGTCACAATTTAAACTCACATGTATAGACTAGTCGTTTCAAGTTGCATTCATAACCAAACTCTCATCTTTCAAAGGTGAATGGTATTCTTATTGAAAAGATAAAGTAAAATTCTTTATTGAAGAGATAAATTATTTGGGATATTGTTTAAAATAGTCCTTTTGTCCCTCTAATTATGTAGCAGTGGACAAATTTAGAAATCTATGAACCAAAGAGAATAAAGAAAAGGTGAAACACGGTTAGAAAGAAAAAACCATCACCACTACCTTTTAAGCCAATTTTTTTAGTATCAAATTGTAATACTGTTAAAGAAATGTGAGACACCCTTTAAGTTACACATGATGACACTATATAGGTACAAAGTGCAAGAATGAACACATTAATCCATGAATATGAATTATTTAGaatgaaaaataatgaaaatatccaagatatacaaatttttttataaaaaaaaagagaaatactagcaacactctctctaacactcactttc is part of the Vicia villosa cultivar HV-30 ecotype Madison, WI linkage group LG2, Vvil1.0, whole genome shotgun sequence genome and encodes:
- the LOC131646429 gene encoding protein FEZ-like — translated: MEETNDVEKVDEVILPGFRFHPTDEELVGFYLKRKVQQRPLSIELIKQLDIYKYDPWDLPKFASTGEKEWYFYCPRDRKYRNSARPNRVTGAGFWKATGTDRPIYSSEGSKCIGLKKSLVFYKGRAAKGLKTDWMMHEFRLPSLVDPLSSKKYFDKTIPANESWAICRIFKKTNSTTQRALSHSWVSSLSETRASMLTKNQEINQFCSDNMSQTKKETLANNFITNNNGNSQQNFDVDVDVDLTSYKSIINHHLPNISNEYLNTNLIFSPSQLQTCDNTSKSTMDDVSSMLLNMSSSSSSMLGDFSKTCNEVTTTNFNCGLQEQFSDYSMQLQSTFDNQYDNNALVKAPYYNEQELMHFNIGEAWKSNLLWDTSFCPCDVPSSYYSTTTKCYT